The sequence TCCGAAATTGTTCTCGACTGCAAAGCCCTAGAAGTCGTCGACTCCATGGGAATAGGCCTGTTGGTGGCTACGCACAACAGCCTGCATAAGGTTGGTGGCGAATTGGTTATGATCAATACTCCCGAGCCGGTGTATAATTTGTTGAGCACCATGCGGCTCAATCGTCATTTCACCGTCAAGCGGTAAGAGGGGGAGCGCATGACCTATATGGGGGATGAACTTGTCGTCAGCTTTGTGGAAGATTGCCGAGAGCATCTTGCCCACATTGAGCAGGACTTGCTGGATATGGAGTCCTCCGGGGTCGATGCGGACGAATCGCTGGTCAACTCCGTTTTCCGTGCCGCCCACTCCATCAAGGGAGGGGCGGGGATGCTTGGTTTCAACAACATCAAGCTGTTGGCGCATAAGTTGGAGAATGTCCTGCACATGATCCGCAACAAGGATCTTGTTCCGTCCTCCGACGTGGTCGATATTCTGCTTAAGGGATTTGACCGCTTGTTGGCCCTGGTGGAGAGCGTGGACAAAAGCGACGCCATGCCCATTGATGAGGCCTTGAATCCGTTGCAGCGGTTGATTGAGGCAGAGTCGTCGGATGCCGTTGCCGGAAGCGACGCGAGCATCCAGCTGGACAGCGGGAGTGTCTTCACCGTGGATGCTGTTAGTCTGGAGCAGGCGCGACGTGGTGGAAACTATATTTATCTCATCGAGTATGACTTGATTCACGATATCCATCTCCGTGATACCTATCCGCTTGAAGTTTTTGCCGATCTGGAGCGAAGTGGCCGTGTGTTGGATTGCCAGCTTGATTTTGCGGCCGTGGGCAGCTTGGAGGAGGAATTCGGTAACCGCATCCCCTTTTATGTCCTTTTCGCCACTATTTTGGAAAAGGATTTGGTCAGCACCGTGACCAGGGTGGATGAGGAACGAATCAAGAATATTGAATCCGCGTTGGAGCAGGGGGCCGTCGAGCTGATGCAGCGTCAGGCCGAGTTTGGTCCGTATTTGCTCTTGGGCGATGAAGCATCGGCGCTGTTGCGTTTCCCCGAAACGCCGGAATTGGAAAATCTAGAGCAGCTGCGTGCGGCCTTGTTGCATGGTCTTGAAAACAAGCGGTCCCTTCGTCTGGATTTGAACAACGTGTTGGAGACGGACCTGCATTGCCTGCAATTGCTTTGCTCTGTCTTGCGACAGGCCCGCAAGGACGGCATGGATATAATGATAGAGGGGGGAGTCGCCCCGGAGGTTCGGCGGCTGGCTCGGGATTTGGGCCTGTTGGCCTCGTCTGATGCCGGGCTTGGGCCACTCTTTCAGGAATAAGGCAGTGTTCCGCAGACTGGTGCCGGGCTATGCACAGATCCAACCATGCTTCAGGTGCGCCTGGGAAGAGTTTTTTTGTTGACGT is a genomic window of Paucidesulfovibrio gracilis DSM 16080 containing:
- a CDS encoding Hpt domain-containing protein; this translates as MTYMGDELVVSFVEDCREHLAHIEQDLLDMESSGVDADESLVNSVFRAAHSIKGGAGMLGFNNIKLLAHKLENVLHMIRNKDLVPSSDVVDILLKGFDRLLALVESVDKSDAMPIDEALNPLQRLIEAESSDAVAGSDASIQLDSGSVFTVDAVSLEQARRGGNYIYLIEYDLIHDIHLRDTYPLEVFADLERSGRVLDCQLDFAAVGSLEEEFGNRIPFYVLFATILEKDLVSTVTRVDEERIKNIESALEQGAVELMQRQAEFGPYLLLGDEASALLRFPETPELENLEQLRAALLHGLENKRSLRLDLNNVLETDLHCLQLLCSVLRQARKDGMDIMIEGGVAPEVRRLARDLGLLASSDAGLGPLFQE